One Nocardioides luti DNA window includes the following coding sequences:
- a CDS encoding DUF402 domain-containing protein, translating into MSPQPGDAVRMVMTKWGDGPHWEFDGVLLGSDEHGDWVGIAGGTFMSRPGAEYVAPADHVTLVPAAGPDRDRGFLATFYAPGAAVQVYVDMTTPPVWDGAVLRAVDLDLDVVRGTTGRVWVDDEDEFADHRVQLGYPDEISRLAMSTCDRVQAAVQASAAPYDGSASVWLERLASR; encoded by the coding sequence ATGAGCCCGCAGCCCGGTGACGCCGTCCGGATGGTGATGACCAAGTGGGGCGACGGGCCGCACTGGGAGTTCGACGGCGTCCTGCTGGGCAGCGACGAGCACGGGGACTGGGTGGGGATCGCCGGCGGGACGTTCATGTCCCGGCCGGGGGCGGAGTACGTCGCGCCCGCCGACCACGTCACGCTCGTCCCGGCCGCCGGGCCGGACCGGGACCGCGGGTTCCTCGCCACCTTCTACGCCCCCGGCGCGGCGGTGCAGGTCTACGTCGACATGACCACGCCACCGGTGTGGGACGGCGCGGTCCTGCGGGCCGTCGACCTCGACCTCGACGTCGTGCGCGGCACGACCGGCCGGGTCTGGGTCGACGACGAGGACGAGTTCGCCGACCACCGGGTGCAGCTCGGCTACCCCGACGAGATCAGCCGGCTGGCGATGAGCACCTGCGACCGCGTGCAGGCGGCCGTGCAGGCCTCCGCGGCGCCGTACGACGGCAGTGCGAGCGTCTGGCTCGAGCGGCTCGCGAGCCGCTGA
- a CDS encoding SDR family NAD(P)-dependent oxidoreductase has protein sequence MKTLDDKVVVITGAGSGIGRALALNLAAKGSLLALSDVDDAGLAETVDLVKGAGAREVRSDHLDVADRAAFAAYADVVVGQFGRANVIINNAGVALAGDLTELEYDDMDWIVGINFWGVVHGTKAFLPHLIASGDGHVVNLSSLFGLISMPGQSMYNATKYAVRGMTEALREEMLIAKHQVGVTAVHPGGIKTAVARNARMAKNEDKEASAKFFDEKLAKMEPERAAEIIVKGILGNKARVLVGLDAHALHHFAKLTGSRYQDVIARSAGKLAPKKVTVL, from the coding sequence ATGAAGACGCTCGACGACAAGGTGGTCGTGATCACCGGGGCCGGCTCCGGCATCGGCCGCGCCCTCGCCCTCAACCTGGCCGCCAAGGGCTCGCTGCTCGCCCTCTCGGACGTCGACGACGCCGGCCTCGCCGAGACCGTCGACCTGGTCAAGGGGGCCGGCGCGCGCGAGGTCCGCAGCGACCACCTCGACGTGGCCGACCGCGCCGCCTTCGCGGCGTACGCCGACGTCGTCGTCGGCCAGTTCGGCCGCGCCAACGTGATCATCAACAACGCGGGCGTGGCGCTGGCCGGTGACCTCACCGAGCTCGAGTACGACGACATGGACTGGATCGTCGGCATCAACTTCTGGGGCGTCGTGCACGGCACCAAGGCGTTCCTGCCGCACCTGATCGCCTCGGGCGACGGCCACGTCGTCAACCTGTCCTCGCTCTTCGGGCTGATCTCGATGCCCGGCCAGAGCATGTACAACGCCACGAAGTACGCCGTCCGCGGCATGACCGAGGCGCTGCGCGAGGAGATGCTGATCGCGAAGCACCAGGTCGGCGTCACCGCCGTGCACCCCGGCGGCATCAAGACCGCCGTCGCGCGGAACGCCCGGATGGCCAAGAACGAGGACAAGGAGGCCAGCGCGAAGTTCTTCGACGAGAAGCTGGCCAAGATGGAGCCCGAGCGCGCCGCCGAGATCATCGTCAAGGGGATCCTCGGCAACAAGGCCCGCGTCCTCGTCGGCCTCGACGCCCACGCGCTGCACCACTTCGCCAAGCTCACCGGGTCGCGCTACCAGGACGTCATCGCCCGCTCGGCCGGCAAGCTCGCGCCGAAGAAGGTCACCGTCCTCTGA